Proteins from one Triticum aestivum cultivar Chinese Spring chromosome 7A, IWGSC CS RefSeq v2.1, whole genome shotgun sequence genomic window:
- the LOC123150304 gene encoding putative ubiquitin-like-specific protease 1B, whose protein sequence is MECLRLTSVSGAACGRLQAAAAAVALRTAANSDELLARLLHHGRNLVLDNTDIQQPDDAAAEAHFFLPNANLKEPAEKMVNVHRPLSDLHHEMDDFYPVCSVMPSQSITDKNHNVIVTLDHSQQSNANPSGKKCVIITSRRFTSPVSAADTTAEAPLSNDSPDVQISDERKFDVSCRQLCKNVDDDSNSIISSAKSHDNRSSDYTPASKVQYVIKVSTSSSRRKKTPHDPRRVLLSSSPSVPETNRFPVSALERRYYAVFCRLARSERYQCMTAIIYRKVRCSYLSLGQSLMPGGHVNNFLISVFCRKLFDDCHPSVSKKHYFFSYIGENILKYNNKDQFKLIENTFKGASLVKKIDACELLFFPICHCKHWFLFVVDLQNRQFVFMDSLFHKKSRYQVVVSEMLVGNFQHLWKEIVDPEYIFDNFRIVYPDMPRQGNGNDCGVFVMKCMEIWTPRVVLHDYFSRVNIPNIRIQYANQLFFSSKNAADKSLVTHFLREGKFHRVRKSVTSESNAYR, encoded by the exons ATGGAGTGTCTCCGCCTGACGTCCGTTTCGGGCGCCGCATGCGGCAggctgcaggcggcggcggcggccgtcgcTCTCAGGACAGCGGCCAACTCTGACGAGCTCCTCGCCCGCCTACTCCATCATGGCAGAAACCTG GTGTTGGACAACACTGACATTCAGCAACCAGATGATGCTGCTGCTGAAGCTCACTTCTTCCTTCCCAATGCCAATTTGAAAGAACCTGCTGAGAAAATGGTCAATGTCCACAGACCTCTTTCTGATCTTCACCATGAAATGGACGATTTCTATCCAGTTTGTTCTGTGATGCCCAGCCAGAGTATTACTGACAAG AATCACAATGTCATAGTTACTCTGGATCACTCTCAGCAATCAAATGCTAATCCCTCCGGTAAAAAATGTGTGATAATTACGAGCAGACGTTTCACTTCCCCTGTTTCTGCTGCTGACACAACTGCAGAAGCTCCACTT TCCAATGATTCTCCAGATGTGCAGATTTCTGATGAAAGGAAGTTCGACGTGAGTTGCCGTCAATTGTGTAAAAATGTCGATGATGATTCTAATAGCATTATCAGTTCTGCAAAGTCTCATGACAATCGCTCTTCCGATTATACCCCCGCATCCAAAGTTCAGTATGTAATCAAGGTTAGCACTAGTTCTTCTAGAAGAAAGAAAACACCTCATGATCCGAGGAGAGTTCTTCTCTCATCCAGTCCTTCTGTCCCTGAAACAAATCGATTTCCAGTCTCTGCTCTTGAGAGGAGATATTATGCGGTGTTTTGCAGACTTGCACGGAGTGAAAGATATCAGTG CATGACTGCCATTATATATCGCAAGGTCCGCTGCTCCTACCTCTCTCTTGGTCAGTCATTGATGCCAGGGGGTCATGTCAATAACTTTCTGATTTCTGTTTTCTGCCGGAAATTGTTTGATGATTGCCATCCATCAGTTTCTAAAAAACATTACTTCTTCTCTTATATTGGG GAAAACATTCTAAAATACAATAATAAAGATCAGTTTAAACTCATAGAAAATACTTTTAAAGGTGCAAGTCTAGTAAAGAAAATTGATGCATGTGAACTG CTATTCTTTCCTATATGCCATTGTAAGCACTGGTTTTTATTTGTTGTCGACCTGCAAAACCGTCAATTTGTATTTATGGATTCCTTGTTCCATAAGAAGTCTCGTTATCAAGTTGTGGTCAGCGAGATGCTT GTTGGTAATTTCCAACATTTGTGGAAGGAGATAGTTGATCCAGAGTATATCTTCGATAATTTCAGAATTGTCTATCCTGATATGCCAAGACAAGGAAACGG GAATGATTGCGGTGTCTTTGTGATGAAATGTATGGAAATCTGGACTCCTAGAGTTGTTCTTCATGATTATTTCTCAAGAGTCAACATTCCAAATATACGGATACAATATGCGAATCAGCTGTTCTTCAGTTCTAAGAATGCCGCTGATAAGTCTCTGGTAACACATTTCCTTCGAGAG GGCAAATTTCATCGTGTCAGAAAGAGTGTAACTTCAGAGTCCAACGCGTATCGGTAA